A single genomic interval of uncultured Sphaerochaeta sp. harbors:
- a CDS encoding FtsX-like permease family protein — translation MKFIIRLAIKNLSRYRRRTAITAGAIAIGIMAFIIVDSIFLGAKLESERNLRLYETASLRIYTPEYWNERHFLPLEYSIKDPSKVLQILEDRGLKATPRTLFSADMILYKQDFNEDGTLPVTVTAVNPETDSSVYKFEDTLHQGRFLKPGEMDGIVIGSWFAEDIGAEVGYWVTLLTRGNGGFYEAFDMQIVGIVNCPNPNVNRTLVMMDIQAADTFLAMEGAVTNIDISLANGKDIESAALSLQTVLDKAGHDLAVYSWKDLAKDYLALMSADRGVSNIILFLVFIIAAVGVSNTMLMAMYERMREIGMMRALGMRDRSIYMLLLIEAGGIGFLGSLIGCLFGALVNLYLVETGIDFGFMFRNMDIGYRIQNVMRGSWSISTIAKAFLSGILLSMIVAVAPIRRAMKQDIPTCLHHQ, via the coding sequence ATGAAATTCATTATCCGCCTCGCCATAAAGAATCTCAGTCGCTATAGACGCCGTACAGCGATTACAGCTGGAGCAATAGCAATAGGAATCATGGCTTTCATTATTGTAGATTCCATCTTCTTGGGAGCAAAACTAGAATCTGAGAGAAATTTACGACTATATGAGACAGCCTCACTCCGTATATATACCCCAGAATATTGGAATGAACGTCATTTCCTTCCGCTTGAGTACTCGATAAAAGACCCCTCTAAAGTTTTGCAAATTCTGGAAGACAGAGGATTGAAAGCTACACCTAGAACGTTGTTCTCAGCTGATATGATTCTCTATAAGCAAGATTTCAATGAGGATGGTACACTCCCTGTTACGGTAACTGCCGTCAATCCAGAAACTGATTCATCTGTGTATAAGTTTGAAGACACACTCCACCAAGGAAGATTTCTTAAGCCAGGTGAGATGGATGGAATAGTAATTGGAAGCTGGTTTGCTGAGGATATCGGGGCTGAGGTAGGATATTGGGTCACCTTGTTAACAAGAGGTAATGGCGGTTTCTATGAAGCCTTTGATATGCAAATTGTCGGAATCGTGAATTGCCCTAATCCCAATGTCAACAGAACCTTGGTAATGATGGATATCCAAGCAGCAGATACGTTCCTTGCAATGGAGGGTGCTGTTACCAATATCGACATTTCACTAGCCAATGGTAAAGATATCGAGTCGGCTGCTCTCTCACTCCAAACAGTACTCGATAAAGCTGGTCACGACCTTGCAGTCTATTCATGGAAAGATCTTGCAAAAGATTACCTAGCCCTCATGAGTGCTGACAGAGGAGTCTCCAATATCATTCTTTTTTTGGTATTTATCATCGCAGCTGTGGGAGTATCTAACACGATGCTGATGGCGATGTATGAGCGAATGAGAGAGATTGGGATGATGCGAGCATTGGGTATGCGTGATCGCTCTATCTACATGCTCTTACTCATTGAAGCCGGAGGCATAGGTTTCCTGGGCTCCCTTATAGGTTGCCTCTTCGGAGCTCTAGTAAATCTATATCTGGTCGAAACTGGAATCGATTTTGGGTTCATGTTCAGAAACATGGATATTGGTTATAGAATCCAAAATGTCATGCGCGGTTCTTGGAGTATTTCTACAATCGCAAAAGCTTTTCTCAGTGGTATCCTACTCTCAATGATAGTTGCGGTTGCTCCAATCAGAAGAGCAATGAAGCAAGATATTCCTACATGCCTGCACCATCAATAG